From a region of the Corallococcus coralloides DSM 2259 genome:
- a CDS encoding DUF1361 domain-containing protein has translation MSRPHSSFASIPSRHGLLPAILCSILAVDLLALRLDWSERASFAFLSWNLFLAWAPYTLALVARGLMVRGLGRPWLLAPLAFGWLALFPNAPYLVTDFIHLKQRPVVPLWFDAALLALFAATGWLLGLLSLDIWKRWLEERWGRTAAWAFVAITSGLCGYGIYLGRVERWNSWDVLSDPGRLLRAMASHVRDPLAHPALPSLTLLFALLLPLSYAGYEALVARLGRQRVPLER, from the coding sequence ATGTCCCGACCGCACTCCTCCTTCGCCTCCATCCCGAGCCGCCACGGACTGCTGCCCGCGATCCTGTGCAGCATCCTCGCGGTGGACCTGCTGGCCCTGCGGCTCGACTGGAGCGAGCGCGCCAGCTTCGCCTTCCTGTCGTGGAACCTGTTCCTGGCCTGGGCGCCGTACACCCTGGCCCTCGTCGCACGCGGGCTCATGGTCCGAGGCCTGGGCCGTCCGTGGCTGCTGGCCCCGCTGGCGTTCGGCTGGCTCGCGCTGTTTCCCAACGCGCCCTATCTCGTCACCGACTTCATCCACCTGAAGCAGCGGCCCGTGGTTCCGCTCTGGTTCGACGCCGCGCTCCTGGCCCTGTTCGCCGCCACCGGGTGGCTGCTGGGCCTGCTGTCATTGGACATCTGGAAGCGGTGGCTGGAAGAGCGCTGGGGCCGCACGGCGGCGTGGGCCTTCGTCGCCATCACGTCCGGCCTGTGTGGCTATGGCATCTACCTGGGCCGCGTGGAGCGCTGGAACAGCTGGGACGTGCTCTCGGATCCGGGCCGCCTCCTGCGCGCCATGGCCTCACATGTGAGGGATCCCCTGGCCCATCCCGCCCTGCCCTCCCTCACCCTTCTCTTCGCCCTGCTCCTGCCCCTGTCCTACGCCGGCTATGAGGCGCTCGTCGCGCGCCTGGGCCGCCAGCGCGTCCCCCTGGAGCGCTGA